From one Desulfatirhabdium butyrativorans DSM 18734 genomic stretch:
- a CDS encoding addiction module protein: protein MSISVDEIVSEALSLPQQLRALVAEKIIESLNDPIESKNTEVWLKEILNESLRYLQNIRDNPMEKSVWDNDTARDVVGLYASDRHDGSVCHDQQR, encoded by the coding sequence ATGAGCATATCCGTAGATGAAATTGTATCAGAAGCATTGTCCTTGCCTCAGCAACTTCGCGCACTTGTGGCCGAAAAAATAATTGAAAGCCTGAACGATCCAATTGAATCGAAAAACACTGAGGTCTGGTTGAAAGAAATACTGAATGAGAGCCTTCGGTATCTCCAAAATATCAGAGATAATCCTATGGAAAAGTCGGTTTGGGATAATGACACAGCCAGAGATGTTGTCGGATTATACGCCAGTGATCGCCATGATGGCTCCGTTTGCCATGACCAGCAACGATAA
- a CDS encoding 3-hydroxyacyl-CoA dehydrogenase family protein, which yields MHIQRVMVVGSGLMGSGIAQVCAAAGLSVVLTDVQAEALEKARQGIAWSVGKFAEKGKYAGSKEAILERIEVSTAYESGADADLVIEAVFENIEIKQEVFRRLDVVCKPQALIASNSSSIPITDLAAVTKRPEQVLGLHFFSPVPMMRAVEVIKGMGTTDETLQTGKEFAIRIGKEPIMVYRDVAGFVINRINFPSAIEAMRLVEEGVATVEDIDKGLRLASGRKMGIFETGDMVGLDVTYGALMSMYRETGDARFYPPLLLRRKVKAGQLGKKTGKGWYTYNPDGSRKE from the coding sequence ATGCATATTCAGCGTGTCATGGTGGTCGGATCCGGTTTGATGGGAAGCGGCATCGCCCAGGTGTGCGCGGCCGCAGGATTGTCGGTGGTGCTGACCGACGTTCAGGCGGAGGCATTGGAGAAGGCGAGGCAGGGCATTGCGTGGTCTGTCGGAAAATTCGCCGAAAAAGGGAAATACGCCGGTTCGAAAGAAGCCATTCTGGAGCGGATTGAAGTTTCGACGGCATACGAAAGCGGAGCCGATGCCGATCTCGTGATCGAAGCCGTTTTCGAAAACATCGAGATCAAGCAGGAGGTTTTCCGGAGGCTCGATGTCGTCTGCAAGCCCCAGGCGCTCATCGCCAGCAACAGCTCATCCATTCCCATCACCGATCTTGCCGCTGTCACGAAAAGACCGGAGCAGGTCCTGGGTCTCCATTTTTTCAGTCCCGTTCCCATGATGCGGGCGGTTGAAGTCATCAAGGGGATGGGGACCACGGATGAGACCCTTCAGACCGGAAAGGAATTTGCGATCCGGATCGGCAAGGAGCCCATCATGGTGTATCGGGATGTGGCGGGCTTCGTCATCAACCGGATCAATTTCCCTTCGGCCATCGAGGCCATGCGGCTCGTGGAGGAAGGTGTCGCCACGGTCGAGGATATCGACAAGGGGCTTCGGCTGGCTTCTGGAAGGAAGATGGGGATTTTCGAAACCGGAGACATGGTCGGGCTGGATGTGACCTACGGGGCGTTGATGTCGATGTATCGCGAAACGGGGGATGCCCGGTTCTACCCGCCGCTATTGTTGCGCAGAAAAGTGAAGGCGGGACAGTTGGGGAAAAAGACCGGAAAAGGCTGGTATACATACAATCCGGATGGAAGCCGCAAGGAATAA
- a CDS encoding acetyl-CoA C-acyltransferase, translating into MSAAVIVSAVRTAIGSYMGSLKTVEPFRLAAGVLQAAVERIGIAPDAVDEVVLGQSYQNGESVNVARMALLAAGWPETVVGITLDRRCCTGLDVVRYAAMLIESGQAEIVVAGGVESMSQAEFYLPGTIKWGIGGEKGMPRGHGDLSMWGIPLYDRIQRARVMSQPIERYGVLPSMMSWAETAAREERVSREDCDRWALESHRKACAARANGLFDEEIVPMTIPQAKGESIVFAKDETPRPETSLERLAKLKPVLGGVCTAGNSSSENDGAAAVVVMSEKKSKELGLSPMARVVGIAVAGADPRRAYLTVPAAVEKVFRMTDRTLAKMDLIEIQEAFAAQVLADLKQMGAVESDQDRVNVNGSGISLGHPIACTGTRVLVTLLHEMRRRNARYGLETICGGGGLGIAGVFERVS; encoded by the coding sequence ATGTCCGCCGCAGTCATTGTAAGCGCCGTTCGAACGGCGATTGGAAGCTATATGGGGTCTTTGAAGACCGTGGAACCTTTTCGGCTGGCTGCCGGGGTGCTGCAGGCCGCAGTCGAGCGGATCGGCATCGCTCCGGATGCAGTCGATGAAGTCGTCCTCGGTCAGTCCTATCAGAACGGCGAATCGGTCAATGTCGCCCGGATGGCACTTTTGGCAGCCGGATGGCCGGAGACTGTCGTCGGTATCACCCTGGACCGCAGATGCTGTACCGGCTTGGATGTGGTTCGATATGCAGCCATGCTCATCGAAAGTGGTCAGGCCGAAATCGTGGTTGCCGGTGGTGTGGAGAGCATGAGCCAGGCCGAGTTCTATCTGCCGGGAACGATCAAATGGGGGATCGGTGGCGAGAAAGGCATGCCCCGCGGTCATGGCGATTTGTCGATGTGGGGGATACCGCTGTATGACCGCATTCAGCGGGCGAGAGTCATGTCCCAGCCCATCGAGCGCTATGGGGTGCTGCCCTCGATGATGTCCTGGGCGGAAACGGCGGCCCGGGAGGAGCGTGTCAGCCGGGAGGACTGCGACCGGTGGGCGCTGGAAAGTCATCGTAAGGCTTGTGCGGCACGGGCAAACGGGCTTTTTGACGAGGAAATCGTTCCGATGACGATCCCACAGGCAAAAGGGGAGTCCATCGTATTTGCAAAGGACGAAACGCCAAGACCCGAAACGTCCCTGGAGCGTCTGGCAAAGCTCAAACCGGTATTGGGCGGGGTATGTACAGCAGGCAATTCCTCCAGTGAAAACGACGGGGCGGCCGCAGTCGTCGTGATGTCCGAAAAGAAATCCAAAGAACTGGGTCTTTCCCCGATGGCCCGGGTGGTGGGGATCGCGGTCGCCGGAGCCGATCCCAGACGTGCCTATCTGACGGTTCCGGCGGCTGTCGAAAAAGTCTTCCGGATGACGGATCGGACATTGGCAAAGATGGACTTGATCGAAATTCAGGAAGCCTTTGCAGCCCAGGTTCTGGCGGACCTCAAGCAGATGGGCGCCGTCGAATCCGATCAGGACCGGGTCAATGTAAACGGCTCCGGCATTTCGCTGGGGCACCCCATCGCCTGCACCGGCACCCGGGTGCTCGTGACCCTGCTGCATGAAATGCGTCGGCGAAATGCCCGGTACGGCCTGGAGACCATCTGCGGTGGCGGTGGGCTTGGAATCGCAGGCGTTTTCGAAAGGGTATCCTAA
- a CDS encoding addiction module protein, which produces MDHRELISIAESSPLEMKIELIERLLESITPSEPAIDQLWADEAERRVAELNAGTVRPIP; this is translated from the coding sequence ATGGATCATCGTGAATTGATATCGATTGCAGAATCTTCGCCTCTGGAAATGAAAATCGAATTGATCGAAAGGCTGCTGGAAAGCATAACCCCTTCTGAACCGGCAATTGATCAGTTATGGGCGGATGAAGCTGAAAGACGGGTTGCCGAATTGAATGCAGGGACTGTCAGACCAATTCCTTAG
- a CDS encoding acyl-CoA dehydrogenase produces the protein MGHFKVNPKDIFFILKEQLRYGTLCKLERYRELNEKTLDLMVNEAIRFAREVIDPLNEIGEAWGVKFENGRVSCPPEFRKVFKQYGENGWIAAARDTKYGGQGFPHMMRIVVNDMMYGACQSFNMAPSLTHGAAHLIESFGTEALKERFVPAMYSGKWAGTMCLTEPDCGSNLADITTTAYPEGDHYRIAGNKIFISWGEHDLAENIIHLVLARIDGAPAGVKGISLFVVPKIRVEADGSIGGPNDVVCGAVEEKLGLHASPTAQLNFGGSGKCIGYLCGKAGEGLAHMFQMMNAARINTGVSGMTLAGTAYRNALEYTRTRLQGRDVAGRKKGNVPIIDHPDVRRMLLWMKAMVDGMRSMIYTAAFWSDLAHEMAEGPERAHYRHLVDFFTPIIKAYCSDMGFRVCETAIQCLGGYGFCKDYPLEQYLRDAKIMSLYEGTNGIQSMDLMGRKMTIQDGAPFKAFRSEIEQFCQMNRDHDAIGDKVRALAGVADRIWEMAEEFRRKMGSDPLQWASYTYPALTAFGEVAMAWRLLDMAAVAWPASRRSGKEADFYRAKIIQAGWFVDTTLPHTLATIEVCQRPGREILDMPDHGF, from the coding sequence ATGGGCCATTTCAAGGTCAATCCCAAAGATATTTTCTTTATCCTGAAAGAGCAGCTTCGCTACGGAACGCTTTGCAAACTCGAGCGGTATCGGGAGCTGAACGAAAAAACCCTGGACCTGATGGTGAACGAAGCCATCCGATTTGCAAGGGAAGTGATCGATCCGCTGAACGAAATCGGGGAAGCCTGGGGTGTGAAGTTCGAAAACGGCAGGGTAAGCTGTCCTCCCGAATTTCGGAAAGTGTTCAAACAATATGGCGAAAACGGCTGGATTGCCGCTGCCCGGGACACGAAATACGGGGGGCAGGGCTTTCCGCACATGATGCGCATCGTCGTCAACGACATGATGTACGGCGCCTGCCAGTCCTTCAACATGGCGCCGAGCCTCACGCACGGGGCTGCGCACCTGATCGAGAGTTTCGGAACCGAAGCACTGAAAGAGCGCTTCGTGCCAGCCATGTACAGCGGGAAATGGGCGGGCACCATGTGTCTGACCGAACCCGACTGCGGATCGAACCTCGCCGACATTACCACCACGGCTTACCCGGAAGGGGATCATTACCGGATCGCCGGAAACAAGATTTTCATTTCCTGGGGTGAGCACGACCTTGCGGAAAACATCATCCATCTCGTTCTGGCAAGGATCGACGGGGCCCCAGCCGGTGTGAAAGGCATTTCCCTGTTTGTCGTCCCCAAGATTCGGGTCGAAGCGGATGGAAGCATTGGCGGGCCGAACGATGTCGTCTGTGGAGCCGTTGAAGAAAAACTGGGACTTCATGCCTCCCCGACGGCCCAACTGAATTTCGGAGGCTCGGGAAAGTGCATCGGGTACTTGTGCGGCAAGGCAGGCGAAGGCCTGGCCCACATGTTTCAGATGATGAACGCCGCACGCATCAATACGGGTGTGAGCGGCATGACCCTTGCCGGAACGGCTTACCGAAACGCCCTCGAATACACCAGAACCCGGCTGCAGGGCAGGGATGTCGCCGGCCGGAAGAAAGGCAATGTTCCTATCATCGATCATCCGGACGTGCGGCGCATGCTCCTTTGGATGAAGGCCATGGTGGACGGAATGCGCTCCATGATCTACACGGCGGCGTTCTGGTCGGATCTGGCCCATGAAATGGCGGAAGGCCCCGAGCGGGCACACTACCGGCATCTTGTCGATTTCTTCACTCCGATCATCAAGGCGTATTGCTCGGACATGGGCTTCCGGGTTTGTGAAACCGCCATTCAGTGTTTGGGGGGCTATGGATTCTGCAAGGATTATCCGCTCGAGCAATACCTGCGGGACGCCAAGATCATGTCGTTGTATGAAGGAACCAACGGCATCCAGTCCATGGACTTGATGGGCCGGAAAATGACCATTCAGGATGGCGCGCCTTTCAAGGCTTTTCGCTCTGAAATCGAGCAGTTCTGCCAGATGAACAGGGACCACGATGCCATCGGGGACAAGGTTCGGGCATTGGCGGGTGTAGCCGACAGGATTTGGGAAATGGCCGAAGAATTCCGGAGGAAGATGGGCAGCGATCCCCTGCAATGGGCATCCTATACGTATCCGGCGCTGACGGCTTTCGGGGAAGTTGCCATGGCCTGGCGGCTTCTCGATATGGCGGCCGTGGCCTGGCCTGCTTCCAGGCGGAGCGGCAAGGAAGCCGATTTCTACCGGGCCAAAATCATTCAGGCCGGATGGTTCGTGGACACGACCCTGCCCCACACGCTTGCCACGATCGAGGTGTGCCAGCGACCGGGCCGGGAGATTCTCGATATGCCGGATCACGGGTTTTAG
- a CDS encoding acetyl-CoA hydrolase/transferase family protein, with the protein MSPTSIEKEYHSKRISVDEAAALVRSGMSIHLGGAANVAALIDEKLARRAPELRDVTVRTYIDTHPYRMCETDPEGESFHWFSGFVLGFSRAFSRRRGIGIYIPSSWHNVPAFIRDTLSFDIFYLVTPPMTDSGFFNFGLTAGETMAIADVSKTIVAVVRKDMPTVLGGFEECLPLSRIDYVVEDNETHTFCLPPVETTKADHLIAENILNAGLIQDGTTLQIGIGGLPNSVLELIRASGLRNLGLHTEMLTEKMMDLIEAGVVNNSQKCRDRFKTVFTFCLGSRKLYDFVDRNPLFATYPVNYTNHPMVIAEQPRMFSLNSAAQVDLTGQVASEQIGGPRPFQISGTGGQLDFVMGTMFARDGKGVSVIALYSEYNGASKIVPLLERGTNVTVPRSMVDHVATEWGVARLRGLTIQERALALIAIAHPRHRDELARQARNAGLIPYPVAECIKPKGVIVQRG; encoded by the coding sequence ATGAGTCCTACTTCGATAGAGAAAGAATACCACTCCAAACGCATTTCCGTCGATGAAGCGGCGGCTCTGGTCCGCTCCGGCATGAGCATCCACCTGGGCGGGGCAGCCAATGTCGCGGCTCTCATCGACGAGAAGCTTGCCCGCCGTGCGCCCGAGCTTCGGGATGTGACCGTCCGGACGTATATCGATACCCATCCATACCGGATGTGCGAAACGGATCCGGAAGGCGAGTCCTTTCACTGGTTCAGCGGATTTGTGCTCGGTTTCAGCCGGGCCTTCAGCCGCAGGCGGGGCATTGGCATCTACATCCCGAGCTCCTGGCACAACGTACCCGCCTTTATCCGAGACACCCTCTCCTTCGATATTTTCTACCTCGTCACCCCGCCCATGACGGATTCGGGTTTTTTCAATTTCGGCCTGACTGCAGGCGAAACCATGGCCATTGCAGATGTGTCCAAAACGATCGTCGCCGTCGTCCGCAAGGACATGCCGACGGTTCTCGGCGGATTCGAGGAATGCCTGCCGTTATCGCGGATTGATTACGTTGTCGAAGACAACGAGACCCACACCTTTTGTCTTCCTCCCGTTGAAACGACAAAAGCCGATCATCTGATCGCCGAAAACATCCTGAATGCCGGGCTTATCCAGGATGGAACCACGCTCCAGATCGGCATTGGCGGGCTTCCCAATTCGGTTCTGGAGCTCATCCGAGCCTCGGGTCTCCGCAACCTCGGGCTGCACACCGAAATGCTGACCGAAAAGATGATGGACCTGATCGAGGCGGGGGTTGTGAACAACAGCCAAAAGTGCAGGGATCGGTTCAAGACGGTGTTCACGTTCTGTCTGGGAAGCCGGAAACTCTACGATTTTGTCGATCGTAATCCGCTCTTTGCGACCTATCCGGTCAATTACACGAATCACCCGATGGTCATCGCCGAACAGCCGCGGATGTTCTCCCTCAACAGCGCTGCGCAGGTCGATCTGACGGGTCAGGTGGCATCCGAGCAGATCGGCGGCCCCCGTCCCTTTCAGATCAGCGGAACCGGGGGGCAGCTCGATTTCGTCATGGGAACCATGTTCGCCAGGGACGGAAAAGGGGTGAGCGTCATCGCCCTGTATTCGGAATACAACGGCGCATCGAAAATCGTTCCGCTTCTCGAAAGGGGAACGAACGTTACGGTGCCGCGCTCGATGGTGGACCATGTGGCAACGGAATGGGGAGTCGCCCGGCTTCGGGGTCTCACGATACAGGAGCGCGCCCTTGCCCTGATCGCCATCGCCCATCCCCGACACCGGGACGAGCTGGCGCGGCAGGCGCGAAATGCCGGACTAATCCCCTATCCCGTTGCAGAATGCATCAAGCCCAAAGGCGTCATCGTCCAGCGGGGATGA
- a CDS encoding type II toxin-antitoxin system RelE/ParE family toxin, which yields MARTVEWTEAAADDLDEAASFINRDSPYYAAAFVREVKQAAKSLQFFF from the coding sequence ATGGCTCGAACTGTAGAGTGGACTGAAGCCGCAGCCGATGATCTTGACGAAGCGGCATCCTTTATAAACAGAGATTCGCCCTATTATGCCGCAGCTTTTGTTAGAGAGGTAAAACAGGCCGCAAAATCCCTTCAGTTTTTTTTCTGA